The Lutibacter sp. Hel_I_33_5 genome has a window encoding:
- the rplV gene encoding 50S ribosomal protein L22 produces MGVRKKNMADQLKEAKKQRAFAKLTNCPTSPRKMRLVANQVRGVEVEKALQILKFSPKEASINLEKLLLSAIANWQAKNEDATIEDAGLFVKSICVDSAGMLKRLRPAPQGRAHRIRKRSNHVTLELGSKNKSN; encoded by the coding sequence ATGGGAGTTCGTAAAAAAAACATGGCAGATCAGTTAAAGGAAGCTAAAAAGCAACGTGCTTTTGCAAAGCTTACTAACTGTCCTACGTCACCGAGAAAAATGCGTTTAGTAGCAAATCAAGTAAGAGGTGTAGAAGTTGAAAAAGCTTTACAGATCTTAAAATTTAGCCCTAAAGAAGCATCAATAAACTTAGAAAAGTTATTACTTTCTGCAATTGCTAATTGGCAAGCTAAGAATGAAGATGCAACTATTGAGGATGCAGGTTTATTTGTTAAGTCTATTTGTGTAGATAGCGCAGGAATGTTAAAAAGATTAAGACCAGCTCCACAAGGGCGTGCTCATAGAATTCGTAAGCGTTCTAATCACGTTACTTTAGAGTTAGGTAGTAAAAATAAAAGTAATTAA
- the rpmC gene encoding 50S ribosomal protein L29, with translation MKQSEIKELSVADLQEKFVALKKNYTDLKMAHAITPLENPVQLRGLRKSVARIATELTKRELQ, from the coding sequence ATGAAACAATCAGAAATTAAAGAATTATCAGTTGCAGACTTACAAGAAAAGTTTGTTGCGTTAAAGAAAAACTATACAGACCTTAAAATGGCTCACGCCATAACTCCACTAGAGAATCCAGTGCAGTTAAGAGGTTTAAGAAAATCTGTAGCAAGAATTGCTACAGAGTTAACAAAAAGAGAATTACAATAA
- the rplN gene encoding 50S ribosomal protein L14, producing the protein MLQTESRLKVADNTGAKEVLVIRVLGGTKKRYARVGDKIVVSVKSATPNGTVKKGQVSRAVVVRTKKEVRRKDGSYIRFDDNACVLLNPTEEMRGTRVFGPVGRELRDKQFMKIVSLAPEVL; encoded by the coding sequence ATGTTACAGACAGAATCAAGATTAAAAGTAGCAGATAACACTGGAGCAAAAGAAGTTTTAGTGATTAGAGTTTTAGGAGGAACAAAAAAGCGTTACGCAAGAGTTGGAGATAAGATAGTTGTATCTGTTAAGTCTGCAACGCCAAACGGTACTGTTAAGAAAGGACAAGTTTCTAGAGCAGTTGTTGTTCGTACTAAAAAGGAAGTAAGACGTAAAGATGGATCATATATCAGATTTGATGATAATGCTTGTGTACTTTTAAATCCTACAGAGGAGATGAGAGGAACTCGTGTTTTTGGCCCAGTTGGACGTGAATTACGTGATAAACAATTTATGAAAATAGTATCATTAGCACCTGAAGTGCTTTAA
- the rplX gene encoding 50S ribosomal protein L24, with protein MKKFKIKSGDTVKVIAGDHKGSEGKVLQILKEKDRAIVEGVNMVSKHTKPSAQSPQGGIVKKEASLHISNLALTEDGEAVRVGYRMDGDKKVRFSKKSEKAI; from the coding sequence ATGAAGAAGTTTAAAATCAAATCAGGAGATACTGTAAAAGTAATTGCAGGAGATCACAAAGGTTCAGAAGGAAAAGTTTTACAAATTCTTAAAGAAAAGGATAGAGCTATAGTAGAAGGTGTTAATATGGTATCTAAACATACTAAGCCAAGCGCTCAAAGTCCACAAGGAGGAATTGTAAAAAAAGAAGCATCACTTCATATATCAAACTTAGCTTTAACAGAAGATGGAGAAGCTGTAAGAGTTGGATATAGAATGGATGGTGATAAGAAAGTAAGATTTTCAAAGAAATCAGAAAAAGCAATATAA
- the rpsN gene encoding 30S ribosomal protein S14: protein MAKESMKARERKRAKTVAKYAEKRKALKEAGDYEGLQKLPKNASPVRTHNRCKLTGRPKGYMRQFGISRVTFREMANQGLIPGVRKASW from the coding sequence ATGGCTAAAGAATCAATGAAAGCGCGTGAGCGTAAAAGAGCAAAAACAGTTGCTAAGTATGCTGAAAAGCGTAAGGCTTTAAAAGAAGCTGGCGATTATGAAGGATTACAGAAGTTACCAAAAAACGCTTCTCCAGTTCGTACTCACAATCGTTGTAAGTTAACAGGAAGACCAAAAGGCTATATGCGTCAGTTTGGAATTTCTCGTGTAACTTTCCGTGAAATGGCAAACCAAGGGTTAATACCAGGAGTTAGAAAAGCTAGCTGGTAA
- the rpsC gene encoding 30S ribosomal protein S3, whose product MGQKTNPIGNRLGIIRGWESNWYGGNDYGDKIAEDDKIRKYVNARLSKASVSRVIIERTLKLVTVTITTARPGIIIGKGGQEVDKLKEELKKITGKEVQINIFEIKRPELDAKLVAASVARQIENRISYKRATKMAIAAAIRMNAEGIKIQLSGRLNGAEMARSEHYKEGRIPLSTFRADIDYALVESHTTYGRIGVKVWIMKGEVYGKRELSPLVGLSKQKGGANKGGGNKRGQQPRRRK is encoded by the coding sequence ATGGGACAAAAAACTAATCCAATAGGAAATCGTTTAGGAATTATCAGAGGATGGGAATCTAACTGGTATGGTGGAAATGACTACGGAGATAAGATTGCTGAAGATGATAAGATAAGAAAGTATGTAAATGCTAGATTATCTAAAGCAAGTGTTTCTAGAGTAATAATTGAGCGTACGCTTAAACTTGTAACCGTTACTATCACAACGGCACGTCCTGGTATCATTATTGGTAAAGGCGGTCAAGAGGTAGACAAGTTAAAAGAAGAGCTTAAGAAAATTACTGGTAAAGAAGTTCAAATTAATATTTTTGAGATTAAACGTCCAGAATTAGATGCAAAATTAGTTGCAGCTAGTGTGGCTCGTCAAATCGAAAATAGAATTTCTTACAAGCGTGCAACTAAAATGGCAATTGCTGCTGCAATCAGAATGAATGCAGAAGGAATTAAAATTCAACTTTCTGGTCGTTTAAACGGAGCAGAAATGGCACGTTCTGAGCATTATAAAGAAGGTAGAATTCCTCTTTCTACTTTTAGAGCAGATATAGATTATGCACTTGTAGAATCTCATACAACTTACGGTAGAATCGGAGTTAAAGTATGGATTATGAAAGGTGAGGTATATGGTAAACGTGAGTTATCTCCATTAGTAGGATTATCTAAACAAAAAGGTGGTGCTAATAAAGGTGGAGGAAATAAACGTGGTCAACAACCTCGTAGAAGAAAATAA
- the rplE gene encoding 50S ribosomal protein L5, with protein sequence MSYVPRLKAEYKSTIINTLKEEFSYSNVMQVPKLQKIVVSKGVGAAIADKKLIDYALEEVTTITGQKAISTLSKKDVAAFKLRKGMPIGVKVTLRGDKMYEFLDRLVTASLPRVRDFNGIKATGFDGRGNYNLGITEQIIYPEINIDQVKKINGMDITFVTSAATDKEAKSLLTELGLPFKKN encoded by the coding sequence ATGAGTTACGTACCAAGATTAAAAGCAGAATATAAGAGTACAATAATTAATACTCTTAAAGAAGAATTTAGCTATAGCAATGTAATGCAAGTACCTAAACTACAGAAAATTGTAGTTTCTAAAGGTGTTGGTGCTGCTATCGCAGATAAGAAGTTAATAGATTACGCTTTAGAAGAAGTTACAACTATTACAGGTCAAAAAGCAATTTCTACATTATCTAAGAAAGATGTAGCTGCATTTAAATTACGTAAAGGTATGCCGATTGGTGTAAAAGTTACTTTACGTGGTGATAAAATGTATGAGTTTTTAGACAGATTAGTTACTGCTTCTTTACCACGTGTAAGAGATTTTAACGGGATAAAAGCTACTGGATTTGATGGTAGAGGTAATTACAATTTAGGAATTACTGAACAGATCATTTACCCAGAAATTAATATTGATCAAGTTAAGAAAATTAATGGTATGGATATTACTTTTGTAACATCTGCAGCTACTGATAAAGAAGCTAAGTCATTATTGACAGAACTAGGTTTACCATTTAAAAAGAATTAA
- the rplP gene encoding 50S ribosomal protein L16, translating into MLQPKRVKYRKVQKAKGNMNGNSQRGNQLSNGMFGIKSLDQNLLTSRQIEAARIAATRHMKREGQLWIKIFPDKPITKKPLEVRMGKGKGAPDHFVAVVKPGRILFEIGGVSIEIAKEALRLAAQKLPVKTKFVIARDFDINA; encoded by the coding sequence ATGTTACAGCCAAAAAGAGTAAAATACCGTAAGGTACAGAAGGCCAAAGGTAATATGAACGGTAATTCTCAAAGAGGAAATCAACTTTCTAATGGAATGTTTGGTATTAAATCTTTAGATCAGAATTTACTTACCTCTCGTCAAATTGAGGCGGCTCGTATTGCGGCAACTCGTCATATGAAAAGAGAAGGTCAGCTTTGGATTAAAATTTTTCCAGACAAGCCTATTACAAAGAAGCCATTAGAAGTACGTATGGGTAAAGGTAAAGGTGCACCAGATCATTTTGTTGCTGTTGTAAAACCAGGTAGAATTTTGTTTGAAATCGGTGGAGTTTCCATTGAAATAGCAAAAGAAGCTTTACGTTTAGCAGCTCAAAAACTTCCTGTAAAAACGAAGTTTGTAATCGCAAGAGATTTTGATATTAACGCTTAA
- the rpsQ gene encoding 30S ribosomal protein S17, translating into MEKRNLRKERIGVVSSNKMEKSIVVNEVKRVKHPMYGKFVLKTKKYVAHDEKNDCNEGDTVRIMETKPLSKSKRWRLVEILERAK; encoded by the coding sequence ATGGAAAAAAGAAATCTTAGAAAAGAGAGAATTGGTGTTGTATCTAGTAACAAAATGGAGAAATCTATTGTTGTTAACGAGGTAAAAAGAGTAAAACACCCAATGTATGGAAAGTTCGTATTAAAAACGAAAAAATACGTTGCACACGACGAAAAGAATGATTGCAACGAAGGTGATACTGTAAGGATAATGGAAACAAAACCTTTAAGTAAATCTAAACGTTGGAGATTAGTAGAAATCCTAGAAAGAGCTAAATAA
- the rplW gene encoding 50S ribosomal protein L23, with protein MSILIKPIITEKATNDSELFNRYSFVVNKKANKLEIKGAVEAAYGVAIESVKTMNYPIKRTTKFTKKGLVTGIKGGYKKAIVQLAEGESIDFYNNL; from the coding sequence ATGAGTATTTTAATTAAGCCTATAATTACAGAAAAAGCTACAAATGATAGCGAGTTATTTAACCGTTATTCATTTGTTGTAAATAAGAAAGCTAACAAATTAGAAATTAAAGGTGCTGTAGAAGCAGCTTATGGAGTTGCAATTGAATCTGTAAAGACCATGAATTATCCAATTAAAAGAACAACTAAATTTACCAAAAAAGGTTTAGTTACTGGGATAAAAGGAGGATACAAGAAAGCAATTGTACAGTTAGCAGAAGGAGAAAGTATTGATTTTTATAACAATCTTTAA
- the rpsH gene encoding 30S ribosomal protein S8 has protein sequence MNTDPIADYLTRVRNAIAAGHRVVEIPASNLKKEMTKILFDQGFILSYQFNDESVQGTIKIALKYDKTTKESVIRKIQRISTPGLRKYVGSKEMPRVLNGLGVAIVSTSKGVMTNKQARQENVGGEVLCYVY, from the coding sequence ATGAACACAGATCCAATCGCGGATTATCTAACAAGAGTTAGAAATGCAATCGCAGCAGGACACAGAGTAGTAGAAATTCCAGCTTCGAACTTGAAGAAGGAAATGACTAAAATTTTGTTTGATCAAGGTTTTATTTTAAGTTATCAATTTAATGATGAGTCTGTACAAGGAACCATCAAAATTGCCTTAAAATATGACAAGACAACAAAAGAGTCAGTAATTAGAAAAATTCAACGAATCAGTACACCAGGTTTACGTAAGTACGTTGGCTCTAAAGAGATGCCAAGAGTATTAAACGGATTAGGTGTTGCAATCGTATCAACATCTAAAGGCGTGATGACTAATAAGCAAGCACGTCAAGAAAATGTTGGTGGGGAAGTATTATGTTACGTTTATTAA
- the rplB gene encoding 50S ribosomal protein L2 gives MSVRKLKPITPGQRFRVVNGFDAITADKPEKSLLAPKKRSGGRNSQGRMTTRNIGGGHKQRYRIIDFKRDKNGIPATVKTIEYDPNRTAFIALVSYADGEKRYVIAQNGLQVGQTIVSGSGVTPEIGNTMPLSEIPLGTTISCIELRPGQGAVMARSAGSFAQLMARDGKYATVKLPSGETRLILLTCTATIGVVSNSDHQLLVSGKAGRSRWLGRRPRTNAVRMNPVDHPMGGGEGRASGGHPRSRNGIPAKGFKTRSKTKASNKYILERRKK, from the coding sequence ATGTCAGTTAGAAAATTAAAACCAATAACACCAGGTCAGCGTTTTAGAGTTGTAAATGGGTTCGACGCCATTACAGCTGATAAGCCGGAGAAAAGTTTACTTGCTCCGAAAAAACGATCTGGAGGTCGAAACAGTCAAGGTAGAATGACAACCCGTAATATCGGTGGTGGTCATAAACAAAGATATCGTATTATCGATTTTAAAAGAGATAAGAATGGTATTCCTGCAACAGTAAAAACTATTGAGTACGATCCAAATCGTACTGCATTTATTGCATTAGTTTCTTATGCTGATGGAGAAAAGCGTTATGTAATTGCACAAAACGGTTTACAAGTAGGGCAAACAATTGTATCTGGTTCTGGAGTAACTCCAGAAATTGGAAATACAATGCCTTTAAGTGAGATTCCTTTAGGAACTACAATTTCTTGTATAGAATTACGTCCAGGTCAAGGAGCTGTTATGGCTCGTTCTGCTGGTTCTTTTGCTCAATTAATGGCAAGAGATGGTAAGTATGCAACTGTTAAGTTACCTTCTGGAGAAACAAGATTAATCTTGTTGACATGTACAGCTACTATTGGAGTTGTATCTAACTCAGATCACCAATTACTAGTTTCTGGTAAAGCTGGTAGATCTAGATGGTTAGGTAGAAGACCAAGAACTAACGCTGTTAGAATGAATCCTGTAGATCACCCAATGGGTGGTGGTGAAGGACGTGCTTCTGGTGGTCATCCAAGATCTAGAAACGGTATTCCTGCTAAAGGATTTAAGACTAGGTCTAAAACTAAAGCAAGTAATAAATATATTTTAGAACGTAGAAAGAAATAA
- the rpsJ gene encoding 30S ribosomal protein S10 produces MSQKIRIKLKSYDYNLVDKSAEKIVKTVKSTGAVVNGPIPLPTHKKIFTVLRSPHVNKKSREQFQLSAYKRLLDIYSSSSKTIDALMKLELPSGVEVEIKV; encoded by the coding sequence ATGAGTCAAAAAATTAGAATAAAATTAAAGTCTTACGATTACAATTTAGTAGATAAATCTGCTGAAAAGATTGTAAAGACGGTAAAAAGTACTGGAGCTGTAGTAAATGGCCCAATACCTTTACCAACACATAAAAAGATTTTTACAGTATTACGTTCACCGCACGTAAACAAAAAATCTAGAGAGCAATTTCAATTATCTGCTTACAAGCGTTTGTTAGATATCTATAGTTCTTCATCTAAGACTATTGATGCTTTAATGAAGCTTGAATTACCAAGTGGTGTTGAAGTTGAGATAAAAGTATAA
- the rpsS gene encoding 30S ribosomal protein S19: MARSLKKGPYVHYKLERKVLTNVESGNKSVIKTWSRASMITPDFVGQTIAVHNGRQFVPVYVTENMVGHKLGEFSPTRSFRGHAGAKNKGKK, encoded by the coding sequence ATGGCAAGATCATTAAAAAAAGGACCTTACGTTCACTACAAGTTAGAAAGAAAAGTATTGACTAACGTTGAGTCAGGAAATAAATCAGTAATCAAAACCTGGTCTAGAGCTAGTATGATTACTCCTGATTTTGTTGGACAAACTATAGCAGTTCATAATGGACGTCAATTTGTTCCTGTTTATGTAACAGAGAATATGGTAGGTCATAAGTTAGGAGAATTTTCACCAACTCGTTCATTCCGTGGACATGCAGGTGCAAAAAATAAAGGTAAAAAATAG
- the rplD gene encoding 50S ribosomal protein L4, whose product MKVAVLDITGKDTGRKVELSKDVFGIEPNNHAIYLDVKQYLANQRQGTHKAKERAEITGSTRKIKKQKGTGTARAGSIKSGVFRGGGRMFGPRPRSYSFKLNKNLKRLARKSALSIQAKDNNLVVIEDFNFDTPKTKNFVNVLKALELDTKKALFVLGESNKNVYLSSRNLKGSKVVNSSELNTYGVLNANKVVISESSLEGIKSNLSK is encoded by the coding sequence ATGAAAGTAGCAGTTTTAGATATTACAGGAAAAGATACAGGTAGGAAAGTTGAACTTTCTAAAGATGTATTCGGAATAGAACCAAATAATCATGCAATCTATTTAGATGTTAAGCAGTATTTGGCAAATCAAAGACAAGGTACTCACAAAGCTAAAGAAAGAGCTGAAATTACAGGAAGTACTAGAAAGATAAAAAAACAAAAAGGAACTGGTACTGCAAGAGCAGGTTCTATCAAGTCTGGAGTTTTTAGAGGTGGAGGTCGTATGTTCGGTCCAAGACCAAGAAGTTATTCTTTCAAATTGAATAAAAACTTAAAGCGTTTAGCACGTAAGTCTGCTTTAAGTATTCAAGCAAAAGACAATAATTTAGTCGTAATAGAAGACTTTAATTTTGATACACCAAAAACAAAGAATTTTGTTAATGTATTAAAAGCTTTAGAGTTAGATACGAAAAAAGCATTGTTTGTATTGGGTGAGTCAAATAAAAATGTATATTTGTCGTCGCGCAATTTAAAAGGATCTAAAGTTGTAAATAGTTCAGAATTAAATACTTATGGTGTTTTAAACGCTAATAAAGTAGTGATTTCTGAAAGCTCTTTAGAAGGAATTAAATCTAATTTAAGTAAATAG
- the rplR gene encoding 50S ribosomal protein L18 produces MALSKLERRQRIKHRIRKIISGTATKPRLSVFRSNKEIYAQLVDDIAGVTLASVSSRDKGITAGTKAEAAAAVGKSIAEKATKAGVETVAFDRNGYLYHGRVKTLAEAAREAGLKF; encoded by the coding sequence ATGGCATTATCAAAGCTTGAAAGAAGACAACGTATTAAGCATAGAATCAGAAAAATTATATCTGGTACTGCTACTAAACCAAGATTATCGGTTTTTAGAAGTAATAAAGAAATTTATGCTCAATTAGTAGATGACATTGCAGGAGTTACATTAGCATCTGTATCATCTAGAGATAAAGGAATTACTGCTGGTACAAAAGCAGAAGCTGCTGCAGCGGTTGGAAAATCTATTGCAGAGAAAGCTACAAAAGCAGGTGTAGAAACTGTTGCTTTTGATAGAAACGGATATTTATATCACGGTAGAGTTAAAACATTAGCAGAAGCTGCTAGAGAAGCTGGTTTAAAATTTTAA
- the rplF gene encoding 50S ribosomal protein L6 codes for MSRIGKNPVSISQGVDVNINENVITVKGKLGELSQTISDGITVKIEDATITLERASESKEHKAQHGLMRALIFNMIEGVSKGWTKELELVGVGYRASNQGQKLDLALGYSHNIVLELAKEVKVETVSEKGKNPIVKLTSFDKQLVGEVAAKIRGFRKPEPYKGKGVKFVGEQLRRKAGKSA; via the coding sequence ATGAGTAGAATAGGAAAAAATCCCGTTAGCATTTCACAAGGTGTAGATGTAAACATAAACGAAAACGTAATTACTGTAAAAGGAAAGTTAGGAGAGTTATCTCAAACTATTTCTGACGGAATTACAGTAAAAATTGAAGATGCTACGATTACTTTAGAAAGAGCATCAGAAAGTAAAGAACACAAAGCACAACATGGTTTGATGAGAGCTTTAATCTTTAATATGATTGAAGGTGTAAGCAAAGGATGGACTAAAGAATTAGAATTAGTTGGTGTTGGTTATAGAGCTTCAAATCAAGGGCAGAAATTAGACTTAGCCTTAGGATATTCTCACAATATTGTTTTAGAATTAGCTAAAGAAGTTAAGGTTGAAACTGTATCTGAGAAAGGTAAGAATCCTATCGTTAAATTAACTTCTTTTGATAAGCAGTTGGTAGGAGAAGTAGCAGCTAAAATCCGTGGCTTCCGTAAGCCAGAACCTTATAAAGGAAAAGGAGTTAAGTTTGTAGGTGAACAATTAAGAAGAAAAGCAGGTAAATCTGCATAA
- the rplC gene encoding 50S ribosomal protein L3 → MSGLIGRKIGMTSLFDENGKNIPCTVIEAGPCVVTQVRTEEVDGYNALQLGFDDKKAKSSNKALDGHFKKAGTSAKRKVIEFQGFEKEFNLGDSITVEHFAEGEFVDVSGVSKGKGFQGVVKRHGFAGVGQATHGQHNRLRAPGSIGAASYPARVFKGMRMAGRMGGDQVKVQNLRVLKVVSEKNLLVVKGAIPGHKNAYVTIQK, encoded by the coding sequence ATGTCTGGGTTAATAGGAAGAAAAATCGGAATGACCAGCTTATTTGATGAAAACGGGAAGAATATTCCTTGTACAGTAATCGAAGCAGGTCCATGCGTTGTTACCCAAGTCAGAACCGAAGAGGTTGACGGCTACAACGCCTTACAGCTTGGTTTCGATGACAAAAAGGCAAAAAGCTCTAATAAAGCTTTAGATGGTCACTTTAAGAAAGCTGGTACATCTGCCAAAAGAAAAGTCATTGAGTTCCAAGGGTTTGAAAAAGAGTTTAATTTAGGAGACTCAATTACAGTTGAACATTTTGCAGAAGGAGAATTTGTAGATGTATCTGGTGTATCTAAAGGTAAAGGTTTTCAGGGAGTTGTTAAACGCCACGGTTTTGCGGGTGTTGGACAAGCAACCCACGGTCAACATAACCGTTTAAGAGCTCCAGGATCAATTGGTGCAGCATCATATCCAGCAAGAGTATTCAAAGGAATGCGAATGGCAGGAAGAATGGGTGGTGATCAAGTAAAAGTACAAAACTTAAGAGTGTTAAAAGTAGTTTCTGAAAAGAACTTACTTGTTGTTAAAGGAGCAATTCCTGGTCACAAAAACGCTTATGTAACTATTCAGAAATAA
- the fusA gene encoding elongation factor G, translating into MARDLKFTRNIGIAAHIDAGKTTTTERVLYYTGVSHKIGEVHDGAATMDWMEQEQERGITITSAATTCTWDFPIENGEKTPDTKGYHFNIIDTPGHVDFTVEVNRSLRVLDGLVFLFSAVDGVEPQSETNWRLADNYKVPRIGFVNKMDRQGSDFLGVCQQVKDMLKSNAVPIVLNIGDEDDFKGIIDLVKNRAIVWHDETQGATFDIIEIPEDLKEEARKYRALLIEEVASYDENLLEKFMEDEDSITEEEVHSALRAAVMDMAIIPMVCGSAFKNKGVQFLLDAVCRYLPSPVDKEGIVGVNPDTEQEEIRKPDVKEPFAALAFKIATDPFVGRLAFFRAYSGRLDAGSYVLNNRSGKKERISRIYQMHANKQNAIDYIEAGDIGAAVGFKSIKTGDTLTSEKHPIVLESMDFPDPVIGIAVEPKTKADVDRLGIGLGKLAEEDPTFTVRSDEASGQTIISGMGELHLDVIVDRLKREFKVEVNQGQPQVEYKEAITAAADHREVYKKQSGGRGKFADIVFTMEPADEGVQGLQFESVIKGGNVPREFVPSVEKGFKEAMKNGPLAGYEMDSMKVTLRDGSFHAVDSDQLSFELAAKLGYKAAAKAAKAKIMEPLMKLEVLTPEENMGDIVGDLNRRRGQVNDMSDRAGSKVVKAVVPLSEMFGYVTALRTMSSGRATSTMEFSHYAETPSNVSEEVIAKAKG; encoded by the coding sequence ATGGCTAGAGATTTAAAATTCACAAGAAATATAGGTATTGCCGCACATATTGATGCTGGTAAAACTACAACTACAGAGCGTGTATTATATTATACAGGTGTTTCTCATAAAATTGGAGAAGTACATGATGGTGCCGCTACTATGGACTGGATGGAGCAAGAACAAGAAAGAGGTATTACAATTACTTCTGCAGCTACCACTTGTACATGGGATTTTCCAATTGAAAACGGAGAAAAAACTCCAGATACTAAAGGATATCACTTTAATATTATTGATACTCCAGGTCACGTTGATTTTACTGTTGAGGTAAATAGATCATTACGTGTATTAGATGGGTTAGTTTTCTTATTTTCAGCTGTTGATGGTGTTGAGCCACAATCTGAAACAAACTGGAGATTAGCAGATAACTATAAAGTGCCTAGAATTGGTTTCGTTAATAAAATGGACCGTCAAGGATCTGACTTTTTAGGAGTTTGTCAACAAGTAAAAGATATGTTAAAATCAAACGCGGTGCCAATCGTTTTAAACATTGGTGACGAAGATGATTTTAAAGGAATTATAGATTTAGTAAAGAATCGTGCTATTGTATGGCATGATGAAACTCAAGGGGCAACTTTTGATATTATTGAAATTCCTGAGGATTTAAAAGAGGAAGCTCGTAAGTACCGTGCACTTTTAATTGAAGAAGTAGCAAGTTACGATGAGAATCTTTTAGAGAAATTTATGGAAGATGAAGATTCTATAACAGAAGAAGAAGTGCATTCTGCATTAAGAGCTGCTGTTATGGATATGGCAATCATTCCAATGGTATGTGGATCAGCATTTAAAAACAAAGGTGTTCAATTTTTATTAGACGCTGTTTGTAGATATTTACCTTCTCCAGTAGATAAGGAAGGTATTGTTGGTGTTAATCCAGATACTGAACAAGAAGAAATTCGTAAACCAGATGTAAAGGAGCCGTTTGCTGCTTTAGCATTTAAAATTGCAACTGACCCTTTTGTAGGTCGTTTAGCATTTTTTAGAGCATATTCTGGTCGTTTAGATGCAGGTTCTTATGTGTTAAATAATCGTTCAGGTAAAAAAGAACGTATTTCACGTATTTACCAAATGCATGCTAATAAACAAAATGCAATCGATTATATCGAGGCTGGAGATATTGGAGCTGCTGTTGGATTTAAATCTATTAAGACAGGAGATACTTTAACTTCAGAAAAGCATCCTATTGTTTTAGAATCTATGGATTTTCCAGATCCAGTAATTGGTATTGCTGTTGAACCTAAAACAAAAGCAGATGTTGATAGATTAGGTATTGGCTTAGGTAAATTAGCAGAAGAAGATCCTACTTTTACAGTACGTTCAGACGAAGCTTCAGGACAGACTATTATTTCTGGAATGGGTGAATTACACTTAGATGTAATTGTAGATCGTTTAAAACGTGAGTTTAAAGTAGAAGTAAATCAAGGACAACCACAAGTAGAATATAAAGAAGCTATTACAGCTGCTGCAGATCATAGAGAAGTTTATAAGAAACAATCTGGTGGTCGTGGTAAGTTTGCTGATATTGTTTTTACAATGGAGCCAGCAGATGAAGGTGTTCAAGGTTTACAATTTGAATCAGTAATTAAAGGTGGTAACGTTCCTAGAGAATTTGTACCGTCTGTAGAGAAAGGATTCAAAGAAGCTATGAAAAATGGTCCTTTAGCAGGATACGAAATGGATTCAATGAAAGTAACTTTAAGAGATGGATCTTTCCATGCGGTGGATTCTGATCAATTATCTTTTGAGTTAGCTGCAAAATTAGGTTATAAAGCTGCTGCTAAAGCTGCTAAAGCTAAAATTATGGAGCCATTAATGAAACTTGAGGTATTAACTCCTGAAGAAAATATGGGAGATATCGTAGGAGATTTAAATAGAAGAAGAGGTCAAGTAAACGACATGAGTGATCGTGCTGGATCTAAAGTTGTAAAAGCAGTAGTTCCATTATCTGAAATGTTTGGATATGTAACAGCTTTAAGAACAATGTCTTCTGGTAGAGCAACTTCTACAATGGAATTTTCTCATTATGCAGAAACTCCATCAAATGTTTCGGAAGAAGTAATCGCAAAAGCAAAAGGTTAA